The genome window ATTTGTCTTTATTTCATACATAAGACTAAATTTATGATCATTATTCTTATTTACAGTCAGCATAGCATAAATCTCATTTATATGAACAATTATTTTTTATTCGGATCCCTCTGAGATAACTGATTCAATAGCTCGTTGAGTTTAAAGTAATGATCCAAGATATAGAAAGTTAAATTAAGTTATTATAAGTAATTCAAGACTTTCAAGAATTGCATAAGTTGATTGGCATAGGACATTACTGCTTTCAGAATCTGTATCCTCGACAATCCCTCGTGGGAATCAACTCTCTCTATAAACTGGGCACTGATATCAGCATCAAATCGGTGGCAATGGAAGATAGTACTGTATGATGAGAGTACGCTTTTGGAAGTCGTAGGTATTAGTAACTTCTTAGTTTATTGGCAACACATGAGCTCCCCTCAGGTGTTCACTGCTGTAACTCACTGATTAAAGTGCAGACCAAGAACAGCCAGCCATTCATATACATCCATGCATGACAACCAATTTCTATGTACTAACAACCAATGGAGAGGATTAGATATTCCCACTCAATACATGGAGTGTAGTTAGGTTGAATATGATAAAGCATTGACACACATATCATATCAGTTTATGAACTAAATGCcaattcaaaagcaatagatttttttttttttttgtgttagttTTAGATCGATTTTGGTTGACATCACACCTATTAAGCAAAAATATGTTTGAGTGATAAGGAATGATTAGAATGACACTTAATTGAAGTCCTAAATAAGTTCCAAAGGATCACCCAACTTAGTCAAACTCGAGTCATAGCTTCAATGCCTAATTCGACTAGATCAAGCTAGTTCATACTCAGTACCATATCAACCCAAATCCCAATCTTAGTAAGACTCAAATTAGGACATTATATGATCAACTTAGGACAACTATAAGAGAAATCGATCCTAATTGTAACATCctattagtctcacatcggaagtggacaatatgtctgattagcttataagggcctgatgagtgtaacatctatattatctttcacttaagcattttggtccgtgattACAACGATCAAAATAGAattattggccagttgactcatcagactcgggtcgtaacACTAGTCCTAAAGGATCATAGTAAGTTCTAAAGtcattagaactcaccaaatTATAAAAGGAGTGGAACTCTTGAACACCTTCTATCTATAAGAATAAGAGGTGCCTAAGACTTTGGTGACTAACCCAACATTTAGCTCTTGTAGTTTGGACACTCCTCTCCAAATtactgaaattttattttattatttagccTTTATAATTTGATACTTtaattataagcaatagatgttaTTTTCCTTGCTTGTTCTTAGTAATTTTTTTCTCCTTCATCAAAACTTTCATGTGAGAAATGATATCAAATTGATGGATCATCAAATCTAAATCTCATACAGATCAAATAGTAATAAAACAACGATGTTATAAAGATGATTACAAGACAAAAAAAAACTACATATTAAGTTGAGGTATTCAAAACAATGATTTGTAAATGTGACCACCTCATCTAGCAGTCGGAGGATATTTCTTAAAGTTGAGGCATATGTATTAAGTTGCAAAACTATTCTAGTGTCTAAGGGCCCTCATTGAGAGATATGATTGCGTGGGCCTGACTCGAACAGGACCAGTTCAAGCTTAATGTTGTTAGATCACATCAGCTATCAAGAAGGGACATGTTTTCTTCCTCTGGATTCTAATGATATATTAGATTTACAGGcattttcaataattttatatatttaaaatatatttatataaatatgcaACCAATTGATCTATTGACTCGACTACGGCTCCATATTTCATCCCACATTGATGTTCACATGTAATACTGTTTAGATAGTGGTTTGGATTCTCCGTCACTGTTTCAATTTAAGATTCGATCGTGAACTAATGCATGAACGACACACGAAGGGACCAATTAGTAAGCTATTGTAGTGGCCCCTCCCCCGCAAGAAATTAATTTAGTATTAACATTCAATTCATGTATCCCCACATAATTAACTACTTTTTAacattttgatctttatatttttaaaagttagatTATGATTCGTAGTGAAATATTTATACATATCACATACAAAAAATAATGTTAAAATAAAGTTGAAAGAATAATTTCGTAAGCTATTCTCATCGATATTAATTTCTTTAACTTctatgaaaatattttctttcgaaACATTTTCTTTCTCAAACTTTGTACACTCCTGGGACTTCGACATCCTTCCAGAAAAAGCTTCTCTTCGACTTGAGTCAAGCTTGCTATCAACATCCTCTAACGATCTCAGCCAGGCTTACGGTCAACATCTTCTAACGATCAACGCTTCTGTTCTtcccaaaataaaaaataaaattatctttttaatcttattttaatGTCATTTTTCGCACATCATAATAAACATAGTATTCAAATGATGatgtgaaaaaataaaataaaataaaatatttttatttcataaatataaaaatgctAATGTAACTTTTCAAAACATAAAAACAATAACTAACCAAGTCCAAAAAGGTATAATTTGCTAGGTTGGCCTTCACCTTATTTGGTTGCTCTTGACAAACCTAAAGCCCTAAAAATCAATTCTTAGATAATAAATACCTCGTACTTCAAAGAAACAACATATATTATAAAGTCAGCGGGACCAAATGTCTCGGCTACCAACGTAGCTGTTCCTTCAACTCTTCCCTACACATCTGCTGCAAaacgataataataatataattcacGTGATAGACAAGTTCTATGAAACCTAAGAATCCTTCCCCAAACAAAAACGCTGAGTTTTGTGTTCATCAAAATAAATTGATGCCACGTTTAAACTTCGAAGCCTTTAATACCTGAAATCCTGCTTCTAATGCTAGAATACATGTTGCACAATCTCGAACCCATGGGCTGTCCCCGCATCCACAGTGCATAGGTATCGAGcatagcatgcatgcatgcaaaccAATACACTCATAGAGGAAAATGACGTACACATGTCGAATGACACTGGATAATTTTGGCATCTCACGAGGCTTAGTCCACCACAAACTTGGAATGTGACTTGTCCAACAATAAGGCcccaaaaaatcataaaattttgggGTGCAAATGTTAATTTAGCCGTAGATAATTTTGGCATCTCAAAATATAAAAAGGCATAGTCCACCGCAAATTAAAAGATGTAACTTGTCCTACGCTTCAAGCAACACAAATCATAAGAGAGAGAACTGGGCGATGCAAATGCTGATTTTGTGGGGATAGACAAAAAGGAGGAGCCACAGAACTACTCGAATGATGCAGATGGTGCACCTGATCCATATCCGCCACCTCCACGGCCAAACCCAGGTCTGCCACCAGTACCCTGCACAATTTTGTTAACAGGAAGTCATGATAGAGAATCAAGGCATTCGTCGTGATCGGCACAAGCTTCTATCTTATTCAGGTAacttattaaatcataaaaacattCAGCAACTCATGATCCCTACAAGTAGTACATGTGCAGCTTCCCCAGGTAGTATTTCATTTTGCTCAAGCTTGTCGTGATGCAAAAGATAGTTGATAAATACTAAAACTCATCATTTGGAGATGTATAGACTTTAAACAAACAGAAGGCAACTTGACTGTCTCTTATAGAAGTTTGAAAAACAACAAAGGGAGGGCAACTTAACTATCTATTAGTACCATGGAACTATCTAGGTGAAATACTGATACTCATCAAATATAAGCCAAAAAAGAAATCTAGACAATACACCATAAAAAATGAGGTTTTATCAACCCAGACAACACAGCCTCCCAGATGACACTGCCGTGAGCGAAAAATATTCGACATTGTCATTTGCACACGAAGTAAGCATGAAAAAAATTATCAGCTTTACAAAGTGCCAATAGAATGATGTCTAAGCAATATCTGACCAATGAGACGATGTCAAAACAACACAATAAATGGAAATAAATATTACAATCTAGCTAAAATGAAAGATAAAGCGAAAAAAGACATGATTGACAGAAAATGTCAAGAAGAAAATATTGAGACACACTAAACAGGATGAAATCTGGCTATCAGAAATATAGACATAGGAGTATTCAAGAATTTCATAGTTATTTTATCACTGTCAGGTAAGCACTTTTGTTATTTCCCTTGAACTCTATGGCACATTTGTTTCGACTATAAAAAGGTTCTTCCTCCCTACAATTATTCTGCCCATAAAATCATCCAGTGCAGAAGAACAGTGAAAACTTCATATTTAGATTAATTATTCATCGATGATAAAGTCTGAACAATCCCATGAATAGAGCATAGCTACAGACTAAGGTAATTAATAAAAACATTGATTCTAGTAATGACTGCAAAGCAATAATCAAGTATAGACAATCTAGATGAAAATTGAAAATTAAATATTGTGCCTCTCCTGTCTACAACAAAAAAAACAAGCCGTAGGTCCCAacttctaatttagatttgatggaGATAATTTTATAGAACTTTCAATCTCTCCTCTATCTACAAGAACAACAAGCCATAAGGGCCCAACACTGGATGCATGGAACTTCTCCGGTCACTCAGAGATATCGATGGCAACAACACTAGACAAGACAAAAGCTATCAAATCATTTGTAACATTTTTTCATATTCTTTGATACCTCTTCTAGACCTATTAGTCCTATCTGACACCTTTTTCTAAAAAAACATCAAAATTTTCCTATCTAACACTTTAAATGCAATACTCTGTACCGCCAATCCTAATTCCTATACTCACATTTCAGAGCAGTTAGGTTAGTTCTGATTAAGGATAAACACTCGGCTGAGTCTGAACATTACAAATTGTTCTCTTCTAGATTGCAAAGAAAATTTTGACGCAACATGCAAGGAAATCATGGGCATGTCGATTTTTACACGAAAAGATGGCTGGAATTCAGGAGGTGCTCCACCCTTGTCCCCAAAATCACCCGGAGGGCCAGCACGAGGGCCTCCACGATACCCATCCCTGTCTCCAAACCTTGGTCTATCTCCTTCGAACCGGGGAGGTCCTCTGCAGAATCATAAAATCAACACAAAGTACCAGAGAACAAGAAAACACAAACCTACATTGAATAAGCAATTATAGTACCTGGGACGATCACCAGGAGGACCAGAGCCAAATGGGCGGGTCGGCGGCGGCCTAGCGGACTTCTTCAGTGTCGCAGGAACAATCTCTGAGGGTAGGTTAAGGAAAGTTCTGAGGTACTCGATGCCATCATTGGTGAGGTACCAGTAGTAGTGCTGCCAGGCAAATGTCTCCCTCACATACTCCCTCGACTTGAAGCTCTGCATCAGCTTGATCACCTGTAGGTTCGGCACATCGATATCCGGGTGCTTTGCAAGGTTATAGTCCTTCTTCGCGTACAGCACCCCCTCTATCATCAGAAGACCACGAAATAGCAACAAAtccaaatagataaaaaaaaaggaattttttTAACTGCG of Musa acuminata AAA Group cultivar baxijiao chromosome BXJ2-3, Cavendish_Baxijiao_AAA, whole genome shotgun sequence contains these proteins:
- the LOC135608057 gene encoding small ribosomal subunit protein eS10z-like; this encodes MIIPKKNRHEICKYLFQEGVLYAKKDYNLAKHPDIDVPNLQVIKLMQSFKSREYVRETFAWQHYYWYLTNDGIEYLRTFLNLPSEIVPATLKKSARPPPTRPFGSGPPGDRPRGPPRFEGDRPRFGDRDGYRGGPRAGPPGDFGDKGGAPPEFQPSFRGTGGRPGFGRGGGGYGSGAPSASFE